A stretch of DNA from Hydrogenophaga sp. SL48:
CAAGACGACGCTGACGGCGGCCATCACCACGGTGCTGGCGTCCAAGTTTGGCGGCGCGGCCAAGGCCTACGACCAGATCGATGCGGCTCCGGAAGAAAAAGCCCGCGGCATCACCATCAACACCGCCCACGTGGAATACGAGACGGCCAACCGCCACTACGCCCACGTTGACTGCCCCGGCCACGCTGACTATGTGAAAAACATGATCACCGGCGCTGCCCAGATGGATGGCGCCATCCTGGTGTGCTCGGCCGCTGACGGTCCCATGCCCCAGACCCGCGAGCACATCCTGCTGGCCCGCCAGGTGGGCGTGCCTTACATCATCGTGTTCCTGAACAAGTGCGACATGGTGGACGACGCCGAACTGCTCGAACTCGTTGAAATGGAAGTGCGCGAGCTGCTCGACAAGTACGACTTCCCCGGCGACAAGACCCCCATCGTGCACGGCTCGGCCAAGCTCGCCCTCGAAGGCGACAAGGGTCCGCTGGGCGAAGAGGCCATCATGAAGCTGGCCGAAGCGCTGGACACCTACATTCCCCTGCCTGAGCGCGCTGTGGACGGTGCCTTCCTGATGCCTGTGGAAGACGTGTTCTCCATCTCGGGTCGCGGCACCGTCGTGACCGGTCGTATCGAGCGCGGCATCATCAAGGTCGGCGAAGAAATCGAGATCGTCGGTATCGCCGACACCCAGAAGACCACCTGCACGGGCGTGGAAATGTTCCGCAAGCTGCTGGACCAGGGTCAGGCTGGCGACAACGTTGGTATCTTGCTGCGCGGCACCAAGCGCGAAGACGTGCAGCGCGGCCAGGTGCTGTGCAAGCCCGGCTCGATCAAGCCGCACACGCACTTCACCGGCGAGATCTACGTGCTGTCCAAGGACGAAGGTGGCCGTCACACGCCGTTCTTCAACAACTACCGCCCGCAGTTCTACTTCCGCACGACGGATGTGACCGGTGCCATCGAGCTGCCTGAAGGCAAAGAGATGGTGATGCCGGGTGACAACGTGTCGATCACGGTCAAGCTGATCAACCCCATCGCCATGGAAGAAGGCCTGCGCTTCGCCATCCGCGAAGGTGGTCGTACCGTCGGCGCTGGTGTCGTCGCCAAGATCATTGCGTAAGGATTGAAGTCTCGGGTGCTGCGGGTTCGCGACGGCGAACCGGTGGCGCCAAAGGATGAATAGCCAGTAGGGGTATAGCTCAATTGGCAGAGCGTCGGTCTCCAAAACCGAAGGTTGTAGGTTCGATTCCTACTGCCCCTGCCATCGAACAGGCAAGCAAAGGGAGTTGATCCCGACCTGAATCTGCTCTGTTCTGTGGTGTTTACAAGCCCGCCGAAGTCGTCAAGACCTCTGGTGGGCTTGCGTGTCTGGAGCCTCGCGGCTCTTTTTGCGCGTTTTTGTCAAGAATCATCTGGATCCTCATGGCCACTTCCGAAGTTCAAACCGTCAACACCAGTGCCGACAAGGCCAAGCTGGCGGGTGCTGCAGCGCTGCTGTTGGGTGCCTTTGTGGCCTTTTACCTGCTGTCGGGCAAGGGTGCATTGGCCCAATGGGCGGCCCTGATCGTTGGTGTGGTCGCTGCGGTGGCGGTGTTTGGCGTGTCCGAGTCGGGCAGGCAGCTGGTGGCCTTTGGTCGCGACGCTTGGCGCGAAACCAAAAAGGTGGTGTGGCCGGCCCGCAAAGAGGCAATGCAGATGACGGCCTATGTGTTTGCCTTTGTGTTTGTCATGGCGCTGTTTCTGTGGCTGACCGATAAAACGGTTGAATGGCTGTTTTACGACGTGATTCTGGGTTGGAGAAAATAATGAGTGATCAACAGAGCCCAGTGACCGATGGTGTCGCCGCAGAGGGTATGCGCTGGTACGTGGTGCATGCTTACTCTGGCATGGAGAAGGCTGCCGAGCGCAACATCGTCGAGCGCATCAACCGCGAAGGCATGCAGAGCAAGTTTGGTCGCATCCTTGTGCCGACCGAAGAGGTGGTCGAGGTCAAGAACGGCCAGAAGCGCACCACCGAACGCAAATTCTTCCCGGGCTACGTGCTGGTGGAAATGGTGATGGACGATGAAACCTGGCACCTGGTGAAGCACACCAACAAGGTGACGGGTTTTGTGGGTGGCGCAAAGAATCGCCCGGCCCCGATCTCCGAGGAAGACGTCCAGAAGATCGTCAACCAGATGCAGGAAGGCACCGACAAGCCTCGCCACAAGGTGGAGTTCATCGTGGGCGAGTACGTGCGGGTCAAGGAAGGTCCGTTCACCGACTTCAACGGCACGGTCGAAGAGGTCAACTACGAAAAGAACAAGATGCGCGTGTCGGTGACCATTTTTGGTCGCGCCACCCCCGTCGAACTCGAATTCAGTCAGGTCGAAAAGACCTGACGCTGTCGTGGTGCAGGCGGGTCGGCCCGACGCCTGCACCATTTGATGTTTCCGGGTCCCCCCAACGCGAGGAGGTTGTCTTGATGGCGGCCGTCTGCACTCGCAGGAGCTAAAAAATGGCGAAAAAAATCGTCGGCTTCATCAAGCTGCAAGTGCCAGCTGGTAAGGCCAACCCATCCCCACCCATCGGTCCCGCCCTGGGTCAGCGCGGTCTCAACATCATGGAGTTCTGCAAGGCGTTCAACGCCCAGACTCAGGGTCTTGAGCCCGGCATGCCGATCCCGGTGACCATCACCGCCTTTGCGGACAAGAGCTTCACCTTCAAGATGGGTACGCCCCCGGCGACCTACATGATCAAGAAGGCCATCAAGCTCGACAAGGGTTCTCCGGTGCCCAACAAGCAAAAGGTCGGCAAGATCACGCGCGCTCAGCTCGAAGAGATCGTGAAGACCAAGATGAAAGACATGACCGCTGCCGATGTGGACGCCGCCGTGCGCACCATCGCCGGTTCGGCCCGCTCGATGGGCGTGATTGTGGAGGGCGTGTAAATGTCCAAGCTGACCAAAAAACAGAAGGCCTTTGAAGGCAAGGTCGACAGCAACAAGCTGTACCCGCTGGCCGATGCTCTCGCGATCATCAAGGAATGCGCCAACGCCAAGTTCGATGAGTCCATCGACGTGGCGATCCAGCTCGGCGTGGATGCGAAGAAGTCCGACCAGGTGGTGCGTGGTGCTGTCGTGATGCCCAACGGCACCGGCAAGACCAAGCGCGTGGCCGTGTTCGCGCAGGGTGCCAAGGCCGAAGAAGCCAAGGCCGCCGGTGCCGACATCGTCGGCATGGACGACCTGGCCGCTGAAATCAAGGCCGGCAAGATGGACTTCGACGTCGTCATTGCCTCCCCCGATGCCATGCGCATCGTGGGTACCCTGGGTCAAGTGCTGGGTCCCCGTGGCCTGATGCCCAACCCCAAGGTCGGCACCGTCACGCCCGACGTGGCACAGGCCGTGCGCAATGCCAAGGCCGGTCAGGTTCAGTACCGTGTCGACAAGGCGGGCATCATCCACGGCACCATCGGTCGTCGTTCGTTCGACACCGACAAGCTCCAGGGCAACCTGGCCGCACTGATTGACGCGCTGAACAAGTCCAAGCCGGCCACCAGCAAGGGTGTGTACCTGCGCAAGGTGGCGGTGTCGTCGACGATGGGCGTGGGCGTCCGCGTGGACACCCAGACCATCTCGGCGTAATCGCAAGAATTCGGGCGCTCCCCTGTAGGGGGCGCCCGGGTGTGGTGGGCTTGTGCCGGGCGGCAGCGTCACGGCATGAGGCCATCCAAGACCGTTGGTGTTGGAACAACCCCGAAAGGGTGCGCTCTGACTTAATTGTGAAAAGCCAACGCAGATGGCGATCCCGCTGCAGATGGAATCTGATTCCCGAAACAGTTGGTCGCTGCAATGAAGCGTGCCGGAGGTCTCTGACCGAAGGCACATTGAAGGAGTAGACCTTGAGTCTGAATCGCAGTGAGAAAGAAGCGGTCATTTCTGAAGTGACCAGCCTCGCCGCAAAAGCTCAAACGCTCGTGATAGCGGAATACCGCGGCATCACGGTCGCTGCCATGGACAAACTGCGCGTCAATGCACGCAGCAACGGTGTCACGCTGAGTGTTCTGAAGAACACCCTGGCGCGCCGTGCTGTGGTTGGCAGCAGTTTTGAAGTGGCCGGTGACCAGATGACCGGTCCGCTGATCTATGGCTTCTCCGAAGACGCCGTGGCCGCCGCGAAAGTGGTGGCCGAGTTCGCGAAAACCAACGACAAGCTGGTGATTCGCGCAGGCGTTTACGGTGGCAAAGTCCTGGACGTCGAGGGCGTGAAGCAGCTCGCCAGCATCCCTTCGAAAGAAGTGCTGTTGGCCCAGCTGTGTGGCTTGCTGATGTCGCCCATTTCACGCACGGCCGTGGTGCTGGGCGCGTTGGCGGCGAAAAAAGGCGAAGGCGCTGCCGTTCCGGCAGAAGCGGTTGCAGAACCTGCAGCCGAACCCGCCGCCCCGGCAGAAGACGCAGCCGCAGCTTGATGCGCGGCGCGTTTGTTTAACCAATTGTTAGGAAATCAAAATGGCATTCGATAAAGACGCATTTCTGACCTCGCTGGACAGCATGACGGTCATGGAACTCAACGACCTGGTGAAAGCCATCGAAGAGAAGTTCGGCGTGTCCGCCGCCGCCATGGCCGCTCCGGCCGCTGGTGGTGCAGGTGCTGGCGCTGCTGCCGCTGAAGAGAAGACCGAATTCAACGTCGTGCTGCTCGAAGCCGGCGCCAACAAGGTCTCCGTCATCAAGGCCGTGCGCGAAATCACCGGTCTGGGCCTGAAAGAAGCCAAGGACCTGGTCGACGGCGCTCCGAAGAACGTGAAAGAAGCGATCGCCAAGGCCGACGCTGAAGCCGCTGTGAAGAAGCTGGTGGAAGCCGGTGCCAAGGCCGAACTGAAGTAATTCGGTTCCGTTCAGGGGCTGGAGTGCTCGAAAGGGCCTCCAGCCTTTGGTGCTTTCAGAGCACAGCCAAAAATCGGCTGGATGCTGGTTTTCCCGATCTCTCAGAGGTCGACAGGAAATCAGAACAAGCCCACTTTTGACTGTCTTCTGACCCCGACTGCAGAAGACGACTTGGTTCGGGCCTGTGTGCAATGCACAGGCCGTCCGCCAATGGTTGGTAGAGGCCAGCCGCCAAGCATGTCACCCGCCGTTTGACGCGTCGGGATGACCGATCAGTCGCCGCAGACCTCAAGTCCGGAGATCTCATGGCATCCGCATCGAAATACTCATACACCGAACGCAAGCGCATCCGCAAGAGTTTTGGCAGCCGCGAAAACGTGCTCGCGATTCCCTACCTCCTGCAGATGCAAAAGGACGCCTACACCGCGTTCCTGCAAGCCGACAGCGCACCCAAGAAGCGCACCAACGAAGGCCTGCAGGCCGCGTTCGAAGCCGCCTTCCCCATCGTCTCGCACAACGGTTTTGTCGAGATGAAGTTCGTCGAGTACAACCTGGCCAAGCCGGCGTTCGACGTGCGTGAATGCCAGACTCGTGGCCTGACCTTTGCCTCCGCCGTGCGCGCCCGCGTGCAGCTGATCATCTACGATCGCGAGTCTTCGACCGCCCAGTCCAAGGTGATCAAGGAAGTGAAAGAGCAAGAGGTCTACATGGGCGAAGTGCCCCTGATGACCGACAAGGGCTCCTTCATCATCAACGGCACCGAGCGCGTGATCGTGTCTCAGCTGCACCGCTCGCCGGGTGTGTTCTTTGAACATGACAAGGGCAAGACGCACAGCTCGGGCAAACTGCTGTTCTCGGCCCGCATCATTCCCTACCGCGGTTCCTGGCTCGA
This window harbors:
- the tuf gene encoding elongation factor Tu yields the protein MAKEKFERTKPHVNVGTIGHVDHGKTTLTAAITTVLASKFGGAAKAYDQIDAAPEEKARGITINTAHVEYETANRHYAHVDCPGHADYVKNMITGAAQMDGAILVCSAADGPMPQTREHILLARQVGVPYIIVFLNKCDMVDDAELLELVEMEVRELLDKYDFPGDKTPIVHGSAKLALEGDKGPLGEEAIMKLAEALDTYIPLPERAVDGAFLMPVEDVFSISGRGTVVTGRIERGIIKVGEEIEIVGIADTQKTTCTGVEMFRKLLDQGQAGDNVGILLRGTKREDVQRGQVLCKPGSIKPHTHFTGEIYVLSKDEGGRHTPFFNNYRPQFYFRTTDVTGAIELPEGKEMVMPGDNVSITVKLINPIAMEEGLRFAIREGGRTVGAGVVAKIIA
- the secE gene encoding preprotein translocase subunit SecE is translated as MATSEVQTVNTSADKAKLAGAAALLLGAFVAFYLLSGKGALAQWAALIVGVVAAVAVFGVSESGRQLVAFGRDAWRETKKVVWPARKEAMQMTAYVFAFVFVMALFLWLTDKTVEWLFYDVILGWRK
- the nusG gene encoding transcription termination/antitermination protein NusG, with translation MSDQQSPVTDGVAAEGMRWYVVHAYSGMEKAAERNIVERINREGMQSKFGRILVPTEEVVEVKNGQKRTTERKFFPGYVLVEMVMDDETWHLVKHTNKVTGFVGGAKNRPAPISEEDVQKIVNQMQEGTDKPRHKVEFIVGEYVRVKEGPFTDFNGTVEEVNYEKNKMRVSVTIFGRATPVELEFSQVEKT
- the rplK gene encoding 50S ribosomal protein L11, whose translation is MAKKIVGFIKLQVPAGKANPSPPIGPALGQRGLNIMEFCKAFNAQTQGLEPGMPIPVTITAFADKSFTFKMGTPPATYMIKKAIKLDKGSPVPNKQKVGKITRAQLEEIVKTKMKDMTAADVDAAVRTIAGSARSMGVIVEGV
- the rplA gene encoding 50S ribosomal protein L1: MSKLTKKQKAFEGKVDSNKLYPLADALAIIKECANAKFDESIDVAIQLGVDAKKSDQVVRGAVVMPNGTGKTKRVAVFAQGAKAEEAKAAGADIVGMDDLAAEIKAGKMDFDVVIASPDAMRIVGTLGQVLGPRGLMPNPKVGTVTPDVAQAVRNAKAGQVQYRVDKAGIIHGTIGRRSFDTDKLQGNLAALIDALNKSKPATSKGVYLRKVAVSSTMGVGVRVDTQTISA
- the rplJ gene encoding 50S ribosomal protein L10, which gives rise to MSLNRSEKEAVISEVTSLAAKAQTLVIAEYRGITVAAMDKLRVNARSNGVTLSVLKNTLARRAVVGSSFEVAGDQMTGPLIYGFSEDAVAAAKVVAEFAKTNDKLVIRAGVYGGKVLDVEGVKQLASIPSKEVLLAQLCGLLMSPISRTAVVLGALAAKKGEGAAVPAEAVAEPAAEPAAPAEDAAAA
- the rplL gene encoding 50S ribosomal protein L7/L12, producing MAFDKDAFLTSLDSMTVMELNDLVKAIEEKFGVSAAAMAAPAAGGAGAGAAAAEEKTEFNVVLLEAGANKVSVIKAVREITGLGLKEAKDLVDGAPKNVKEAIAKADAEAAVKKLVEAGAKAELK